A single region of the Salipaludibacillus sp. LMS25 genome encodes:
- the walK gene encoding cell wall metabolism sensor histidine kinase WalK encodes MDKIRFYKSIHLKIVIIYVLLILIAMQVISVYFTQQLEDYFESNFNEQLTERIELVAYNVQQEMLRDEDEEESSLNSRIDRLIREFSMDNTNVQVVDHNSVVIAANLDNAIYTGQRTTDHRVKRALVGFRAEPDVMRDSETGERMQVLALPVETEDQQILGAIYIEASMEEIYFQMQQINQILFTGTGLAMILTAALGIFLSRTITHPITDMRKQAKAMGEGDFSRKVKVYGDDEIGQLAVTFNELSGKLKVANATTEGERRKLSSVLTHMTDGVVATNKKGQIMLLNRRAEELLNRSQEGTMGSDIIATLKLDHFMKLKDLYNMADPILLDFDHQEEETIVEAHFSVIENDEGEENGLIAVLHDVTEQELIEQERKEFVANVSHELRTPLTSMKSYLEALADGAIEDPEVAPHFVQVTSNETERMIRLVNDLLQLSNMDSKDYQMNLASLNATTFINQVIDRFDMATKNQNIQFKRKLPDQSISVSGDRDKLTQLLDNILSNAIKYSPEGGTITCSLKPEKERVVISVKDEGVGIPKENVGHVFDRFYRVDKARSRNLGGTGLGLAIAKEIAVAHGGNIWVSSEWGKGTTFSFSLPYEEDVVNDYD; translated from the coding sequence ATGGATAAAATTCGCTTTTACAAATCAATACACCTTAAAATCGTTATCATTTATGTGTTATTGATTCTGATTGCGATGCAAGTCATTAGTGTGTATTTCACCCAACAGCTTGAAGATTATTTTGAGAGTAATTTTAACGAGCAATTAACTGAACGAATTGAGCTCGTGGCTTATAATGTTCAACAGGAAATGCTGCGGGATGAGGATGAAGAGGAGTCGTCTTTAAACTCACGAATTGATCGTCTTATTCGCGAATTTTCGATGGATAATACAAATGTTCAAGTTGTGGACCACAATAGTGTGGTGATTGCTGCCAATTTGGATAATGCGATTTATACAGGCCAGCGGACGACTGACCATCGGGTGAAACGAGCTCTCGTAGGTTTTCGTGCGGAGCCTGATGTGATGCGGGACTCTGAAACGGGGGAAAGGATGCAAGTGCTAGCCCTTCCTGTAGAAACGGAAGACCAGCAAATTCTCGGGGCTATTTATATTGAAGCGTCCATGGAAGAAATCTATTTTCAAATGCAACAAATTAATCAAATACTTTTTACTGGTACGGGGTTAGCGATGATTTTAACAGCTGCCCTTGGAATCTTTCTTTCACGCACCATTACGCACCCTATAACCGATATGAGAAAGCAGGCGAAGGCTATGGGTGAAGGTGATTTCTCTCGGAAGGTTAAAGTATATGGCGATGATGAAATTGGGCAGCTAGCTGTTACCTTCAATGAATTAAGTGGGAAATTAAAAGTGGCTAATGCTACTACGGAGGGAGAGAGACGGAAGCTTTCCTCTGTTTTAACCCATATGACAGATGGGGTTGTGGCCACAAATAAAAAAGGCCAAATTATGTTGCTTAACCGAAGAGCAGAGGAATTATTGAATAGAAGCCAAGAAGGTACGATGGGGTCCGATATTATAGCCACGTTAAAACTCGATCATTTTATGAAACTGAAAGATTTATATAATATGGCTGACCCTATTCTATTAGACTTTGACCATCAAGAGGAAGAGACGATTGTAGAGGCGCATTTTTCTGTCATTGAAAATGATGAAGGAGAAGAGAATGGCTTAATTGCTGTTCTTCATGACGTCACTGAACAGGAGCTCATTGAGCAAGAACGAAAAGAGTTTGTGGCGAATGTTTCACATGAGTTAAGAACACCTCTTACGTCTATGAAAAGTTATTTAGAGGCTCTTGCAGATGGTGCAATTGAGGATCCTGAGGTAGCACCTCATTTTGTGCAAGTCACCTCGAATGAGACGGAGCGCATGATCCGCCTTGTGAATGATCTTTTACAACTATCGAACATGGACAGTAAAGATTATCAAATGAATTTAGCTAGTCTAAATGCAACGACCTTTATTAATCAAGTAATTGATAGATTCGATATGGCCACGAAAAATCAAAATATCCAATTTAAAAGAAAACTTCCGGATCAGAGTATCTCAGTAAGTGGTGATCGAGACAAATTGACTCAGCTTCTTGATAATATTTTGTCCAATGCGATTAAATATTCCCCAGAAGGCGGGACGATAACGTGTTCTTTGAAGCCTGAGAAAGAGCGAGTCGTCATCAGTGTAAAAGATGAAGGTGTTGGTATACCTAAAGAAAATGTGGGTCATGTTTTCGATCGGTTTTATCGCGTTGATAAAGCCCGTTCTCGTA
- the yycF gene encoding response regulator YycF, which translates to MEKYKILVVDDEKPIADILKFGLEKDGFDVVCVYDGNDAIEKTKEYVPDLILLDIMLPYKDGMEVCREVRKTFDMPIIMLTAKDSEIDKVLGLELGADDYVTKPFSTRELVARVKANLRRRNQSNQDSESENKNIEIGPLLIQPDAYLVTKRGEAIELTHREFELIHYLARHMGQVMTREHLLQSVWGYDYFGDVRTVDVTVRRLREKVEDNPSNPLWIVTRRGVGYYLRQSEQES; encoded by the coding sequence ATGGAGAAATATAAAATACTAGTTGTGGATGATGAGAAACCAATTGCAGATATATTGAAATTTGGCTTAGAGAAGGACGGTTTTGACGTCGTCTGTGTGTATGATGGTAATGATGCGATCGAAAAAACAAAGGAGTATGTTCCGGATCTTATCTTATTAGATATTATGCTGCCATATAAAGATGGGATGGAAGTATGTCGAGAAGTCAGAAAGACGTTCGATATGCCAATTATCATGCTGACAGCAAAGGATTCCGAAATAGATAAGGTGCTTGGTCTTGAGCTAGGTGCTGACGATTACGTGACAAAGCCATTTAGTACGAGAGAGCTTGTGGCTAGAGTCAAAGCGAATTTGCGCCGAAGAAATCAAAGTAATCAAGACTCAGAAAGTGAAAATAAAAATATTGAAATCGGACCGTTACTCATTCAACCAGACGCTTACCTCGTTACAAAAAGAGGAGAAGCGATTGAGTTAACTCACCGTGAGTTTGAACTTATTCATTACTTAGCTCGTCATATGGGACAGGTGATGACACGGGAGCACTTGTTACAGTCTGTCTGGGGATACGACTATTTTGGTGATGTACGCACCGTGGATGTGACCGTTCGTCGATTAAGAGAAAAAGTGGAGGATAACCCGAGTAATCCGTTATGGATTGTGACACGCCGGGGAGTGGGATATTACCTACGACAGTCTGAGCAGGAGAGTTAA
- a CDS encoding adenylosuccinate synthase produces MPSVVVVGTQWGDEGKGKITDYLSEHAELIARYQGGNNAGHTIVFNDTKYKLHLIPSGIFYRDKTCVIGNGMVIDPKALVTELHYLHERDVSTDNLRISNRAHVILPYHLKLDALEEESKGANKIGTTRKGIGPAYMDKAARVGIRIADLLDKETFKEKLEVNLREKNRLFEKMYEVEGFRIDDILEEYYEYGQQFAHYVADTSVILNDGLDAGKRVLFEGAQGVMLDIDQGTYPYVTSSNPIAGGVTIGSGVGPSKIDHVVGVSKAYTTRVGDGPFPTELTDEIGDKIREVGNEYGTTTGRPRRVGWFDSVVVRHARRVSGITDLSLNSIDVLTGIETLKICVAYKYRGEIIEEFPASLKVLAECEPIYEELPGWKEDITGVRSLHDLPRNALFYIERISQLTGIPLTVFSVGPDRKQTNLVRGVFA; encoded by the coding sequence ATGCCATCGGTTGTGGTTGTAGGAACGCAATGGGGAGATGAAGGAAAAGGTAAAATTACGGATTATTTATCTGAGCATGCGGAGTTAATTGCACGTTATCAAGGGGGAAATAATGCAGGACATACGATCGTGTTTAACGATACGAAGTATAAGCTGCATTTAATTCCGTCTGGGATTTTTTATCGTGATAAAACATGTGTTATTGGAAACGGCATGGTGATTGATCCTAAAGCACTTGTGACAGAGCTTCATTATCTACATGAACGAGATGTTAGTACCGATAATTTACGAATTAGTAATCGAGCTCACGTGATTTTGCCCTATCACCTTAAGTTAGATGCCCTTGAGGAAGAAAGTAAAGGCGCTAATAAAATTGGCACTACCCGAAAAGGGATCGGCCCAGCTTATATGGATAAAGCGGCACGTGTAGGAATCCGAATTGCAGATTTATTGGATAAGGAAACATTTAAAGAAAAGCTCGAAGTGAACTTACGTGAAAAAAACCGTCTTTTTGAAAAGATGTATGAAGTAGAAGGATTCAGAATTGACGATATATTAGAGGAATATTATGAGTACGGTCAACAGTTTGCGCACTATGTGGCAGACACTTCCGTCATCTTAAATGATGGTTTAGACGCAGGTAAACGCGTGTTGTTTGAAGGAGCACAAGGTGTCATGCTTGATATTGATCAAGGGACCTATCCATATGTGACATCTTCAAACCCTATTGCCGGAGGTGTGACAATTGGTTCAGGCGTAGGCCCATCAAAGATTGACCACGTGGTTGGGGTGTCAAAGGCCTACACAACACGAGTAGGTGATGGGCCATTCCCAACAGAATTAACCGATGAGATTGGGGACAAAATCAGGGAGGTAGGTAACGAGTATGGCACGACTACCGGTCGACCACGACGTGTAGGGTGGTTTGATAGTGTGGTTGTTAGACATGCCCGCCGTGTAAGTGGGATCACGGACTTGTCTTTAAACTCCATTGATGTTTTGACGGGTATTGAGACGTTAAAAATCTGTGTCGCTTATAAGTACCGTGGGGAAATTATCGAAGAATTCCCTGCTAGCTTAAAAGTACTTGCAGAATGTGAGCCTATCTATGAAGAGCTGCCGGGTTGGAAGGAAGACATTACAGGAGTTAGATCGTTGCACGATCTACCAAGAAATGCGCTATTCTATATTGAACGTATTTCTCAATTGACAGGTATCCCATTAACAGTATTTTCGGTAGGACCAGATCGAAAACAGACGAATCTCGTTCGAGGTGTTTTTGCATAA
- a CDS encoding DoxX family membrane protein: MFMDFLRNNKIAAGILTVLRVYIGWQWLSAGWGKITGEQFDASGYLMGVVNNEAVIETYPTYHAFIENFALPNAGMFSFMVAWGEVLVGLGLVLGVLTTAAVFFGMTMNFAFMFAGTVSTNPWLILLSIFVIVAGYNAGRYGGDRWVIPYIRTVVFKNKFTKHEVQAA, encoded by the coding sequence ATGTTCATGGATTTCTTAAGAAATAACAAAATAGCCGCAGGGATTTTAACCGTCTTACGGGTGTATATTGGCTGGCAATGGTTAAGTGCTGGGTGGGGGAAAATTACGGGGGAACAGTTTGATGCCAGTGGCTATTTAATGGGCGTTGTAAATAACGAAGCGGTTATTGAAACATACCCAACTTACCATGCTTTTATTGAGAACTTTGCTTTACCGAATGCTGGAATGTTTAGCTTTATGGTCGCTTGGGGAGAAGTTCTCGTCGGTCTTGGTCTCGTATTAGGCGTGTTAACAACTGCAGCTGTATTCTTCGGCATGACAATGAACTTTGCCTTTATGTTTGCAGGTACTGTGTCAACTAATCCATGGTTAATTCTTTTATCTATTTTCGTTATTGTAGCTGGTTACAATGCCGGTCGTTATGGTGGAGACCGTTGGGTTATTCCTTACATCCGCACGGTAGTGTTTAAAAATAAATTCACTAAGCATGAAGTACAGGCAGCTTAA
- the dnaB gene encoding replicative DNA helicase yields the protein MTDFFADRTPPQNIEAEQAVLGAIFLEDQALITASERLIPEDFYRVAHQRIYTVMLELSSKSEPVDLVTVTSELETKNWLEETGGVSYLSDLANAVPTAANISYYSQIVEEKSLLRKLIRVATNIATEGYAADEDVEAILSDAEKAILEVAQKRSAGEFADIKDVLIEAFDKIEMLQHTAGEVTGIPTGFTELDRITAGFQRNDLVIVAARPSVGKTAFALNISQNVATKTDENVAIFSLEMGADQLVMRMLCAEGNIDAQRLRTGRLEDEDWQRLTMAMGSLSKAGIYIDDTPGIKVKDIRAKCRKLKKERGLGMIMIDYLQLIQGDSRSGEGRQQEVSEISRELKGLARELELPVIALSQLSRGVESRQDKRPMMSDIRESGSIEQDADIVAFLYRDDYYDQESENKDIIEIIIAKQRNGPVGTVELAFVKEYNKFVNLERRFDEGDMPPGA from the coding sequence ATGACCGACTTCTTTGCTGACAGGACACCACCACAAAATATTGAAGCGGAACAGGCGGTGCTAGGAGCGATCTTTTTAGAAGATCAAGCTCTTATCACCGCCTCTGAACGTCTGATTCCGGAGGATTTTTACCGGGTTGCACACCAACGTATTTACACGGTGATGCTTGAGCTATCTTCAAAAAGTGAGCCTGTCGATCTCGTGACAGTCACGTCAGAGCTTGAGACTAAAAACTGGCTTGAGGAAACCGGCGGCGTGTCTTATTTAAGTGATCTTGCCAATGCTGTACCAACAGCAGCAAACATTAGTTATTATAGTCAAATCGTTGAAGAAAAATCACTCTTGCGCAAGCTCATTCGTGTTGCGACTAACATTGCGACAGAAGGTTACGCTGCAGATGAAGATGTGGAAGCCATCTTAAGTGATGCAGAAAAAGCCATTTTAGAAGTAGCACAAAAAAGAAGTGCCGGTGAATTTGCTGATATAAAAGATGTACTTATAGAGGCATTTGACAAAATTGAAATGCTTCAGCATACAGCAGGAGAAGTAACAGGTATACCGACAGGCTTTACAGAGCTAGATCGAATTACCGCTGGGTTCCAGCGAAATGATCTCGTCATTGTGGCTGCTCGTCCATCTGTAGGGAAAACAGCTTTTGCTTTAAACATCTCGCAAAATGTAGCGACTAAAACAGATGAAAATGTGGCTATTTTTAGTTTGGAGATGGGGGCTGACCAGCTCGTCATGAGGATGCTGTGTGCAGAAGGCAATATTGATGCTCAAAGACTTCGTACCGGCCGTCTTGAAGACGAGGATTGGCAGCGGCTCACGATGGCAATGGGAAGCTTATCAAAAGCAGGCATTTATATAGATGATACACCAGGGATAAAAGTGAAAGATATTCGCGCTAAATGTCGTAAACTAAAAAAAGAGCGTGGACTTGGCATGATTATGATTGATTATCTACAACTTATTCAAGGGGATTCACGCAGCGGTGAAGGCCGTCAGCAAGAAGTGTCTGAAATCTCACGTGAACTAAAAGGATTAGCGAGAGAACTTGAGCTGCCGGTTATTGCCTTGTCACAGCTCTCACGTGGTGTGGAGTCCCGTCAGGACAAACGCCCGATGATGTCTGATATTCGGGAATCAGGAAGTATTGAGCAAGATGCTGATATCGTCGCTTTCTTGTACCGGGATGACTATTATGACCAAGAATCGGAAAACAAAGATATAATAGAAATCATTATAGCCAAACAGCGTAATGGCCCCGTAGGAACAGTGGAACTAGCATTTGTGAAAGAATACAACAAATTTGTAAACTTAGAGCGCCGTTTTGATGAAGGTGATATGCCACCAGGTGCCTGA
- the rplI gene encoding 50S ribosomal protein L9 has translation MKVIFLSDVKGKGKKGEVKNVSEGYARNYLLKNNLAVEANKGNMKTLEKKQESAERQAEEELNEAQAFKEKMEDMTVELKAKAGEGGRLFGAVTNKQIAERLKKMNMKVDKRKIEMDEPIRSLGYTHVTIKVHPKVTATLKVHVVEE, from the coding sequence ATGAAAGTCATCTTTTTGAGTGATGTAAAAGGAAAAGGTAAAAAAGGGGAAGTAAAAAATGTGTCAGAGGGATATGCAAGGAACTACCTTCTCAAAAACAACCTTGCTGTAGAAGCGAATAAAGGGAACATGAAGACACTAGAGAAGAAGCAAGAAAGTGCAGAGCGTCAAGCGGAAGAAGAATTAAATGAGGCTCAAGCATTTAAAGAAAAAATGGAAGACATGACAGTAGAATTAAAAGCAAAAGCTGGTGAGGGCGGTCGCTTGTTTGGGGCCGTTACAAATAAACAGATTGCTGAACGCTTGAAAAAAATGAACATGAAAGTTGATAAACGAAAAATTGAGATGGATGAACCTATTCGCTCATTAGGCTATACGCATGTGACGATAAAAGTTCATCCTAAAGTAACGGCCACGTTGAAAGTACATGTAGTGGAAGAGTAA
- a CDS encoding DHH family phosphoesterase, with the protein MPKFLLRRWHGYHVMTLFSLLVLFIGIVTYYQWHLGLLGVVCTGIVIFLMIRARQRFEKELGEYVSTLSYRVNKAGEEAVTKLPIGILLYNEERHIQWTNPYLTEVMEQELISAPISVFSKKLMEDVDNEKKLFLTSINDANYRVFHEPDERLLYFINVTEEQEFKDLFEREKTVIGLIYLDNYDEVTQGIDDQVRSKLLSHVTDALNRWSKTHDIFIRRTSSDRFIAIFNEEALQALEENRFTLLDEIRENTGKEKVSLTLSIGIGSGQSSLRELGSLAQSSLDLALGRGGDQVAIKEKNGKVRFYGGKSNAKEKRTRVRARVISHAIRDFVKESDKVFVMGHRNPDMDAIGAAIGVLKIAEASGKDGFVILDPNDVNQTVHKLLEEVEEHDDLWARFITPEEAREEATDDTLLVVVDTHKPSLVIEPKLLDKIDRKIVIDHHRRGEDFIDDAVLVYMEPYASSTAELVTELLEYQPSHPELGVLEATALLAGIIVDTKSFAIRTGARTFDAASYLRSRGADTILVQKLMKEDLDQYVRRSKLVENAYIYSGGMAIAKGCPEQPYNQILIAQAADTLLTMNDVVASFVISELKDGRISISARSLGDVNVQVIMEMMQGGGHLTNAATQLDEGTIEDAEERLKEKIDEYFKGGQST; encoded by the coding sequence ATGCCCAAATTTCTGTTAAGAAGATGGCATGGTTATCACGTCATGACATTATTCAGTCTGTTAGTGCTATTTATTGGAATTGTCACGTATTATCAATGGCATCTAGGGCTGTTAGGAGTTGTCTGTACAGGTATTGTCATTTTTTTGATGATACGTGCTAGACAACGATTTGAAAAAGAATTGGGAGAGTACGTCTCTACGTTGTCCTACCGCGTAAACAAAGCGGGTGAAGAAGCCGTCACGAAATTACCTATTGGGATTCTCCTTTATAATGAGGAGAGGCATATTCAATGGACAAATCCTTATTTAACAGAGGTGATGGAGCAGGAGCTTATTAGTGCGCCTATCTCTGTCTTTTCTAAAAAGCTAATGGAAGATGTAGATAACGAGAAAAAACTCTTCTTAACAAGTATCAATGATGCAAATTACCGTGTTTTTCACGAGCCTGATGAGCGGTTATTGTATTTTATCAATGTGACAGAAGAGCAAGAGTTTAAAGATTTGTTCGAGCGAGAGAAAACGGTTATTGGTTTGATTTACCTTGATAACTATGATGAAGTAACGCAAGGAATTGACGATCAAGTCCGTAGTAAATTGTTATCTCATGTGACAGATGCGTTAAATCGATGGTCAAAAACTCATGATATTTTCATAAGAAGAACATCATCGGATCGTTTTATTGCGATTTTTAATGAAGAAGCTCTACAAGCTTTAGAGGAAAATCGGTTTACCCTATTAGATGAAATACGGGAAAATACGGGAAAAGAAAAGGTATCCTTAACGTTAAGTATTGGTATAGGCAGCGGTCAATCATCGTTACGAGAGCTCGGGAGCTTGGCCCAGTCAAGCCTTGATTTGGCTCTTGGACGTGGAGGGGACCAAGTTGCTATAAAAGAGAAGAATGGTAAAGTGCGCTTCTATGGTGGAAAATCTAATGCCAAGGAGAAGCGGACAAGGGTTAGAGCCCGTGTCATTTCACATGCCATTCGCGACTTTGTAAAAGAAAGTGACAAAGTGTTTGTGATGGGTCATCGCAATCCCGATATGGATGCCATTGGAGCAGCTATTGGTGTGTTGAAAATTGCTGAAGCAAGTGGAAAAGACGGATTTGTTATTCTGGATCCTAATGATGTGAATCAAACAGTACACAAATTGCTTGAAGAAGTAGAAGAACATGATGATTTATGGGCGCGATTTATTACACCAGAAGAAGCAAGAGAAGAAGCGACGGATGATACGCTACTTGTCGTTGTGGATACGCATAAGCCCTCACTCGTTATTGAGCCAAAACTGCTCGATAAGATTGATCGAAAAATTGTCATCGATCATCATCGACGAGGCGAAGATTTTATTGATGATGCTGTACTCGTATACATGGAGCCTTATGCCTCTTCCACGGCGGAGCTTGTGACAGAGCTATTAGAATATCAGCCTTCCCATCCTGAGTTAGGTGTGTTAGAAGCGACAGCCCTACTAGCTGGAATCATTGTGGACACGAAAAGCTTTGCCATTAGAACAGGGGCACGGACATTTGATGCAGCGTCCTATTTAAGAAGTAGAGGTGCCGATACTATTCTAGTTCAAAAATTGATGAAGGAAGATCTTGATCAATACGTTAGGCGTTCAAAGCTTGTAGAAAATGCGTATATCTACTCAGGTGGTATGGCCATCGCCAAAGGCTGTCCTGAACAACCATATAATCAAATCTTAATTGCGCAAGCTGCTGACACCCTCTTGACGATGAATGATGTCGTAGCATCATTTGTTATCTCTGAATTAAAAGATGGACGAATTAGTATTAGTGCTAGGTCGCTCGGTGATGTAAATGTTCAAGTGATTATGGAAATGATGCAAGGGGGCGGTCATTTAACGAATGCCGCTACACAGCTTGATGAAGGTACAATTGAAGATGCTGAAGAACGATTAAAAGAAAAAATTGACGAGTATTTCAAGGGAGGACAATCAACATGA
- a CDS encoding YybS family protein, protein MNSQNVVREGAITLGIYIGTLLISLLVPLVGVVTFLFLPFPFIYFSYKYELRAGVILGLLSFLLLAIFFGPLAVPITLLFSVTGIVIGALFRRKEGGFPVLLGGSLSFIASIVLIYIGTIVFLNVNPIDDLQNAMYEQTEIMLDLPFVSGQSEEEALTEAVHDIIEEIGVIAPYLIVIMGVGLALVVQLIAYWLLKKKAYPVIGFPPVREWGFPKSFIWYYLITYLFIIIGVTEGTAMYTAIANLMPMLELIMVIQGFAFIFFYTYMKRINRILPVFLVILGILFPIFLHVVRILGIIDLGFDLRKRINPQN, encoded by the coding sequence ATGAATAGTCAAAACGTTGTACGGGAGGGTGCTATTACTCTCGGAATATACATAGGAACGTTATTAATATCATTATTAGTTCCGTTAGTTGGAGTAGTTACTTTTTTATTTTTACCATTTCCTTTTATCTATTTTTCATATAAGTATGAATTAAGAGCCGGTGTCATACTGGGACTGTTGTCCTTTTTACTACTTGCTATTTTCTTTGGCCCGCTGGCTGTCCCAATAACGCTTTTATTCTCGGTGACAGGTATCGTCATTGGCGCACTATTTCGGCGGAAAGAAGGGGGATTCCCTGTTCTTCTAGGCGGCTCACTAAGTTTTATTGCTTCTATTGTTCTAATCTATATAGGAACAATTGTGTTCTTGAATGTTAATCCAATTGATGACCTGCAAAATGCTATGTATGAGCAAACCGAAATCATGTTAGACTTGCCATTTGTCAGCGGGCAATCAGAAGAAGAGGCACTGACAGAAGCGGTGCATGACATTATTGAGGAAATCGGGGTTATCGCACCCTATTTAATTGTGATAATGGGAGTAGGTTTGGCACTTGTTGTTCAATTAATCGCCTATTGGCTATTAAAAAAGAAAGCATACCCTGTGATAGGTTTCCCTCCCGTTCGAGAGTGGGGTTTTCCTAAGTCATTTATATGGTATTATTTGATTACCTACCTTTTTATTATAATAGGGGTAACAGAGGGAACTGCCATGTATACAGCGATCGCTAACTTGATGCCGATGCTTGAGCTCATTATGGTCATACAAGGGTTTGCGTTTATCTTTTTCTATACGTATATGAAACGAATCAATCGTATATTGCCAGTCTTTTTAGTTATCCTTGGCATCCTTTTCCCGATTTTTCTTCATGTTGTAAGAATCTTAGGTATAATTGATTTAGGCTTTGATTTAAGAAAAAGAATCAACCCGCAGAATTAG
- the rpsR gene encoding 30S ribosomal protein S18, producing the protein MARRGRPKRRKVCYFTVNKIKKIDYKDVDLLRKFISERGKILPRRVTGTSAKYQRQLTRAIKRSRTMALLPFVTE; encoded by the coding sequence ATGGCACGTCGAGGTCGACCAAAGCGTCGTAAAGTTTGTTACTTCACAGTAAACAAAATTAAAAAAATTGATTATAAAGACGTAGACTTACTACGTAAGTTTATCTCTGAACGAGGAAAAATTCTTCCACGCCGAGTGACTGGTACTTCTGCTAAGTATCAACGTCAATTAACTCGTGCTATTAAACGTTCACGAACAATGGCATTATTGCCTTTCGTCACCGAATAG
- the ssb gene encoding single-stranded DNA-binding protein encodes MINRVVLVGRLTKDPELRYTANGIAVASFTLAVNRPFSNQQGNREADFINCVVWRKQAENVANFLKKGSQAGVDGRIQTRSFDNNEGRRVFMTEVVAESVQFLEPRGSGGSGGGGQYAGGYGESDNSGYQNTPNQGGFGQGNQGNQESQGNQGGYGGGQGSQNDDPFAGDGKPIDINDDDLPF; translated from the coding sequence ATGATAAACCGTGTCGTTTTAGTGGGACGTTTAACGAAAGACCCTGAACTGCGGTACACTGCCAATGGCATTGCTGTCGCATCTTTTACTTTAGCTGTAAATCGCCCATTTTCTAACCAACAAGGAAATCGAGAAGCGGATTTTATTAACTGTGTGGTATGGAGAAAACAAGCCGAAAACGTCGCTAACTTCTTGAAAAAAGGAAGTCAGGCGGGTGTTGACGGCCGTATACAAACACGAAGTTTTGATAATAACGAAGGGCGTCGTGTTTTCATGACAGAAGTGGTGGCTGAAAGCGTTCAGTTCCTTGAGCCTCGAGGTTCAGGTGGATCTGGCGGGGGAGGCCAGTATGCAGGTGGCTATGGTGAAAGCGACAACAGCGGTTATCAGAACACTCCAAACCAAGGAGGTTTTGGTCAAGGCAACCAAGGCAACCAAGAGAGCCAAGGGAATCAAGGTGGATATGGTGGCGGTCAAGGATCACAAAATGATGATCCATTTGCCGGAGACGGAAAACCAATTGACATTAATGATGATGACCTGCCGTTCTAA
- the rpsF gene encoding 30S ribosomal protein S6: MRNYEIMYIVRPNLEEAAIKETIERFNKILTDNGAEVTETEEIGKKRLAYEIEDFTEGFYVLLKLKAEKQALDEFNRLSSINDNILRTLTVREDE; encoded by the coding sequence ATGCGCAATTACGAAATTATGTACATTGTACGTCCAAATTTAGAAGAAGCGGCGATCAAGGAAACGATCGAACGTTTTAACAAAATTTTGACAGACAACGGCGCAGAAGTGACTGAAACGGAGGAAATAGGCAAGAAACGTCTTGCTTATGAGATCGAGGATTTCACGGAAGGTTTTTACGTGCTTTTAAAGCTAAAAGCCGAAAAACAAGCGCTCGATGAATTCAATCGTTTAAGCTCAATCAACGACAACATCTTACGTACACTAACTGTACGTGAAGACGAATAG